The following proteins come from a genomic window of Trifolium pratense cultivar HEN17-A07 linkage group LG4, ARS_RC_1.1, whole genome shotgun sequence:
- the LOC123881803 gene encoding ABC transporter G family member 31-like isoform X1 encodes MKASSVGGKKHSVNTDYILKVLGLDICSDTIVGNDMVRGVSGGQRKRVTTGEMIIGPRKTLFMDEISTGLDSSTTYQIVKCIKNFVHQMEATVLMALLQPAPETFELFDDLVLLSEGHVIYEGPREDVLEFFESIGFQLPPRKGIADFLQEVTSKKDQAQYWSDPSKPYEFIPVREIAEAFRNSRFGRYMDSLQAQPYDKSKCHPSALAKKKYAVSKLEVTKACFTREILLIKRHSFLYIFRTFQVAFVGFVTCTVFLRTRLHPTDEVYGNLYLSALFFGLVHMMFNGFSELPLMISRLPIFYKQRDNLFYPAWAWSFTSWILRVPYSVIEAFIWTAVVYYTVGFAPAVGRFFRYMFILFVVHQMALGLFGMMASIARDMVLANTFGSAALLIIFLLGGFIVPKGMIKPWWIWGYWLSPLTYGQRAITVNEFTATRWMKKSAIGNNTVGYNILNSHNIPIDDYWYWAGAGILILYAVLFNTMVTLALAYLNPLQKARTVIPLDDGSGKNSSDDVSIQVYEMNTNSRSTRDNSNTKGMILPFQPLTMTFHNVNYYVDMPKEIRKQGIPETKLQLLSDVSGVFSPGILTALVGSSGAGKTTLMDVLAGRKTGGYIEGNIKISGYPKEQRTFARISGYVEQNDIHSPQVTIEESLWFSASLRLPKDISIDKRREFVEQVMKLVELDSLRHALVGMPGSSGLSTEQRKRLTIAVELVANPSIIFMDEPTSGLDARAAAIVMRTVRNTVDTGRTVVCTIHQPSIDIFEAFDELLLMKRGGRVIYGGKLGVQSQIMIDYFQGISGIPPIPTGYNPATWVLEVTTAAVEERINSDFADIYKNSAQFRGVEASILEFEHPPAGFQPLKFDTMYSQNLLSQFFLCLWKQNLVYWRSPSYNAMRLYFTTISALIFGSVFWDIGSKRATTQELFVLMGALYSACLFLGVNNASSVQPIVSIERTVFYREKAAGMYSPLAYGAAQGLVELPYIAFQTLVFGLITYSMVNFERTAEKFFLYLLFLFLTFTYFTYYGMMAVGLTPSQQLAAVISSAFYSLWNLLSGFLIPRANIPGWWLWFYYICPVQWTLRGIITSQLGDVETKIVGPGFEGTVKEYLAVSFGYDDKINGISSVGVSVIVLIAFIVLFFGSFAASVRFLNFQKR; translated from the exons ATGAAG GCATCCTCTGTCGGCGGTAAAAAGCACAGTGTGAACACTGATTATATTTTGAAGGTTCTTGGTCTCGATATATGTTCGGATACAATAGTTGGTAATGATATGGTCAGGGGAGTCTCTGGGGGCCAAAGAAAAAGAGTTACGACAG GAGAAATGATCATTGGTCCTCGTAAAACACTATTTATGGACGAAATATCAACTGGGCTTGATAGCTCTACTACATACCAGATAGTGAAATGCATAAAGAATTTTGTTCACCAGATGGAGGCTACTGTTCTCATGGCACTACTTCAGCCAGCTCCTGAAACATTTGAGCTATTTGATGATTTAGTGCTCCTGTCAGAAGGGCATGTTATATATGAAGGCCCTCGAGAAGACGTGCTTGAATTTTTTGAGTCAATAGGTTTTCAACTTCCACCGCGCAAGGGCATTGCAGACTTCCTTCAGGAG GTCACCTCTAAAAAGGATCAAGCACAATACTGGTCTGATCCTTCTAAACCATATGAATTTATCCCAGTTCGTGAGATTGCAGAAGCCTTTAGAAATTCTAGATTTGGAAGGTATATGGACTCCTTACAAGCTCAACCATATGATAAATCGAAGTGCCATCCTTCAGCTTtggctaaaaaaaaatatgctgtGTCAAAATTGGAGGTCACAAAAGCTTGCTTTACCCGAGAAATCCTTTTGATCAAAAGGCATAGTTTCCTTTATATTTTTAGAACCTTCCag GTTGCTTTTGTTGGATTCGTCACATGTACAGTATTCTTGCGAACAAGGCTGCATCCTACAGATGAGGTTTATGGGAACCTTTATCTTTCTGCACTATTTTTCGGACTTGTTCACATGATGTTTAATGGGTTTTCAGAGCTGCCTTTGATGATAAGCAGGCTCCCAATATTTTACAAGCAAAGAGATAATTTATTCTATCCTGCATGGGCATGGTCTTTTACCAGTTGGATTCTCCGTGTACCTTACTCTGTTATTGAGGCTTTTATATGGACAGCTGTTGTATATTACACTGTTGGATTTGCCCCTGCAGTGGGAAG GTTTTTTCGCTACATGTTTATACTTTTTGTAGTGCACCAAATGGCATTAGGTCTTTTCGGGATGATGGCTTCTATTGCACGAGATATGGTTCTTGCCAATACATTTGGCTCAGCTGCGCTGCTGATCATATTCTTGTTGGGAGGATTTATCGTACCTAAAG GAATGATTAAGCCATGGTGGATTTGGGGCTACTGGTTGTCACCCCTTACATATGGACAACGTGCGATTACAGTTAATGAGTTTACTGCTACCAGATGGATGAAG AAATCAGCAATTGGGAACAACACAGTTGGTTACAACATCCTCAATTCACACAACATACCAATTGATGATTACTGGTATTGGGCTGGTGCTGGAATTTTAATACTCTATGCAGTTCTATTCAATACCATGGTCACTTTGGCCTTGGCTTATCTGAATC CACTTCAAAAGGCACGCACAGTTATTCCTCTTGATGATGGCTCGGGAAAGAATTCATCAGATGATG TTAGTATTCAAGTCTATGAAATGAATACCAATTCCAGGTCTACAAGAGACAACAGTAATACGAAGGGAATGATTCTTCCATTTCAACCATTGACAATGACATTCCATAATGTCAATTATTATGTTGATATGCCGAAG GAAATAAGAAAGCAAGGCATACCTGAAACAAAGTTGCAACTCTTATCAGATGTGAGCGGAGTTTTTTCACCGGGTATCCTTACAGCATTAGTGGGGTCTAGTGGGGCAGGAAAAACCACACTGATGGATGTACTTGCTGGCAGGAAAACTGGAGGGTATATCGAAGGGAACATCAAAATATCTGGTTATCCAAAAGAGCAACGGACATTTGCCAGAATATCGGGATATGTTGAGCAAAATGATATACATTCTCCTCAAGTTACAATTGAGGAGTCACTGTGGTTTTCTGCATCTCTTCGCCTTCCAAAGGATATCAGCATTGATAAAAGACGT GAATTTGTTGAACAAGTAATGAAACTAGTTGAGCTTGACTCTTTGAGACATGCTTTGGTTGGTATGCCAGGCAGTTCTGGCTTATCAACAGAGCAGAGGAAGAGATTAACAATTGCAGTGGAGCTTGTAGCAAATCCTTCCATTATTTTTATGGACGAGCCTACATCTGGACTTGATGCACGTGCAGCAGCTATCGTTATGCGAACTGTTCGCAACACTGTCGATACTGGAAGAACTGTGGTTTGCACCATACATCAACCAAGTATTGATATTTTTGAAGCATTTGATGAA TTACTtcttatgaaacgtgggggacGAGTTATTTATGGGGGAAAGCTTGGTGTGCAGTCACAGATAATGATAGACTATTTTCAG GGAATCAGTGGTATCCCCCCTATTCCAACTGGCTACAATCCAGCTACCTGGGTACTTGAGGTCACTACAGCTGCTGTTGAAGAGAGAATTAATTCAGATTTTGCAGATATTTACAAGAATTCAGCACAATTCAG GGGAGTGGAGGCTTCTATTTTGGAATTTGAGCATCCTCCTGCAGGATTCCAACCACTCAAGTTTGACACAATGTATTCACAAAATCTGCTGTCTCAATTTTTTCTGTGCTTATGGAAACAAAATCTTGTGTACTGGAGAAGCCCATCATATAACGCGATGAGGCTATACTTCACCACAATCAGTGCTTTGATATTTGGTAGTGTATTTTGGGATATTGGTTCAAAGAG AGCAACAACTCAAGAGCTGTTTGTGCTTATGGGAGCTCTTTATTCCGCGTGCTTGTTTCTTGGGGTAAACAACGCTTCTTCTGTACAGCCGATTGTTTCAATAGAAAGGACAGTATTTTATAGAGAGAAAGCAGCAGGAATGTACTCTCCATTGGCATATGGAGCAGCCCAG GGGCTTGTAGAACTACCATACATTGCTTTTCAGACATTAGTGTTTGGCTTAATAACATATTCTATGGTCAATTTTGAGAGGACAGCCG AGAAGTTTTTCCTCTATCTATTGTTCTTGTTCCTAACCTTTACCTACTTCACCTATTACGGAATGATGGCTGTTGGTCTTACACCTTCTCAACAGTTAGCTGCTGTTATTTCTTCAGCATTTTACTCCCTGTGGAATCTTCTTTCTGGTTTTCTTATCCCCAGAGCG AATATTCCTGGATGGTGGCTTTGGTTCTATTATATCTGCCCTGTTCAATGGACGTTACGTGGTATTATCACATCTCAGCTTGGCGATGTGGAAACAAAAATTGTGGGACCGGGATTTGAAGGCACTGTGAAAGAGTATTTAGCTGTAAGTTTCGGATACGATGACAAAATCAACGGAATTTCATCAGTCGGTGTTTCTGTGATAGTCCTTATTGCATTTATTGTCCTGTTCTTTGGTAGTTTTGCCGCATCGGTCAGATTTTTGAATTTCCAGAAGAGATAA
- the LOC123881804 gene encoding vacuolar cation/proton exchanger 3-like, which translates to MSFFSDSTSRPFRTMNEDMENNVETQENNSSSSSSMVRKKSDIVMVTNNNVRFQMVRNVMINMKEVMLGTKLVVLFPAVPLAVAADFYSLGRPWIFALSLLGLAPLAERVSFLTEQIAYFTGPTVGGLLNATCGNATEMIIAILALHQNKIHVVKFSLLGSILSNLLLVLGSSLLCGGLANLKREQRYDRKQADVNSLLLLLGLLCHLLPLMFKYALAGGNHSIASCTLQLSRASSVVMLLAYVAYIFFQLKTHRKIFDAHEVEDEDDEKAVIGFWSAFSWLVGMTLVISVLSEYVVGTIEAASESWGISVSFISIILLPIVGNAAEHAGSIIFAYKNKLDISLGVAMGSATQISMFVVPLSVIVAWIMGIRMDLDFNLLETGCLGFAIIVTAFTLQDGTSHYMKGVILTLCYIVISACFFVLKSPQINQYGIAVL; encoded by the exons ATGAGCTTTTTTTCAGATTCTACATCAAGACCATTTCGTACCATGAATGAAGATATGGAAAATAATGTAGAGACACAAGAAAACAATTCATCATCAAGTTCTTCAATGGTGAGAAAGAAATCAGATATAGTTATGGTGACAAATAATAATGTTCGGTTTCAAATGGTTAGAAATGTGATGATAAATATGAAAGAGGTGATGTTGGGTACTAAGCTTGTTGTGCTTTTTCCGGCTGTTCCTTTAGCTGTTGCTGCTGATTTTTATAGCCTTGGAAGA CCTTGGATTTTTGCTTTGAGCTTGCTTGGACTTGCTCCCCTAGCTGAACGTGTCAGCTTCCTCACTGA GCAAATTGCATATTTCACCGGCCCAACAG TTGGAGGGCTTCTAAATGCAACTTGTGGGAATGCAACTGAAATGATAATAGCAATATTAGCACTTCATCAGAACAAAATACATGTTGTGAAGTTCTCCCTGCTTGGTTCCATTCTTTCAAACCTTCTATTGGTTCTAGGCAGCTCACTCCTTTGTGGTGGCTTAGCAAACCTTAAGAGAGAGCAAAGATATGACAGA AAACAAGCAGATGTGAATTCATTGCTTTTGTTGCTGGGATTGCTATGCCATTTGCTACCTTTAATGTTCAAATATGCCTTGGCTGGGGGAAATCATTCTATTGCCAGTTGTACTCTTCAATTGTCAAGAGCAAGCAGTGTTGTTATGCTTCTAGCATATGTTGCATATATCTTCTTCCAATTGAAAACTCATCGAAAAATATTTGATGCACATGAG gtggaagatgaagatgatgaaaaagCAGTGATAGGATTTTGGAGTGCATTTAGTTGGTTGGTGGGTATGACATTGGTCATATCTGTGCTTTCTGAATATGTTGTGGGAACCATTGAG GCTGCTTCAGAATCTTGGGGAATTTCTGTTAGCTTCATTAGCATAATTTTGCTTCCAATTGTTGGGAATGCTGCAGAACATGCTGGTTCAATCATATTTGCTTACAAGAACAAATTG GACATATCTTTAGGTGTTGCTATGGGATCTGCAACTCAAATTTCTATGTTTGTG GTTCCATTAAGTGTGATTGTTGCATGGATAATGGGTATAAGAATGGATTTGGACTTCAACCTTCTTGAAACTGGATGTCTTGGTTTTGCAATTATTGTTACAGCCTTCACTTTACAG GATGGAACTTCACACTATATGAAAGGAGTGATTCTTACTCTCTGTTACATTGTCATTTCTGCATGTTTTTTCGTTCTCAAATCTCCACAAATCA ACCAATATGGTATCGCCGTGCTTTGA